The nucleotide sequence TGATCCTAAACCTGCCCCAGGAGATAAGGAAAAAATACGACGTCAGCACCATAAGGCAGCTGCTCATCTCCTCCGCCCCGGCGAGAAAAGAACTCAAACTCGCCATCATGGACTACTTCAAGAATGCCGAACTCTGGGAAGCCTACGGCTCCACCGAATCGGGACTGGTAACCCTGCTCCGTCCCGAAGAACAGTTCACCAAACTGGGCTCCATCGGCCGGGAAATCTTCGGCATCGACGAAATAAAACTCCTCGACGAACAAGGAAACGAAGTGCCCGTAGGCGAGGTAGGGGAGCTCTGGGCCCGCACCCCCCACGTCTTCAAAGAATACTGGAAAGACCCCGAGAAGACCAAAGCCTCCTTTCGGGGCGAATGGTTCAGCCCCGGAGACCTGGCCAAAAAAGACCAAGACGGCTACTACTACCTCGTGGACCGCAAGGCCAACATGATCATCACCGGCGGGGAAAACGTCTACCCCTCGGAAGTGGAAAACGTAGTCGCCGCCCACCCCGCGGTCCAAGAAGTGGCGGTCATCGGCGTGCCCGACCCCAAGTGGGGGGAGGCGGTCAAGGCGGTGGTGGTGCTAAAACCCGGATATGAGCCCACCCAAGAGCTGGCCAGCGAAATCATGGAGTTCTGCCGGGGCAAGATCGCCGGC is from Clostridia bacterium and encodes:
- a CDS encoding AMP-binding protein; the encoded protein is GTTGKPKGVLRTHESYLAHYLLNNLNTGVLPTDKPLLVMPMCHVNSIYYSFCYTYVSAPVMVYNVISFDPEDLLKTIAEYQITFTSLVPTHYVMILNLPQEIRKKYDVSTIRQLLISSAPARKELKLAIMDYFKNAELWEAYGSTESGLVTLLRPEEQFTKLGSIGREIFGIDEIKLLDEQGNEVPVGEVGELWARTPHVFKEYWKDPEKTKASFRGEWFSPGDLAKKDQDGYYYLVDRKANMIITGGENVYPSEVENVVAAHPAVQEVAVIGVPDPKWGEAVKAVVVLKPGYEPTQELASEIMEFCRGKIAGYKRPKSVDFISEEEMPRTATGKILHRVLRERYGKWSDAV